The proteins below come from a single Rosa rugosa chromosome 2, drRosRugo1.1, whole genome shotgun sequence genomic window:
- the LOC133732088 gene encoding small ribosomal subunit protein bS20c — protein MALHCLSSSCLALPSKFGNLSLNGPSTSSASTHFPSLSFSANLSHDFFSKGYLCVSPSQRSVRRSVVCEAAPTKKPDSAEKRARQAEKRRIYNKSRKSEIKTRMKKVLEALDVLKKKPDAQAEEVLSIEKLIGEAYSIIDKAVKVGTLHRNTGARRKSRLARRKKAVEIQKGWYTPADSEVTA, from the exons ATGGCTCTTCATTGCCTATCTTCTTCCTGCTTGGCCCTTCCTTCCAAGTTCGGCAACCTTTCCCTCAATGGCCCTTCTACTTCTTCAGCTTCCACCCatttcccttctctctctttctccgctAACCTCTCTCACGATTTCTTCTCCAAAG GGTATTTGTGTGTGAGCCCAAGTCAGAGGTCAGTTCGTCGCTCTGTGGTTTGTGAGGCAGCTCCAACCAAGAAGCCTGATTCTGCTGAAAAGAGAGCTCGCCAGGCTGAGAAAAGGCGCATTTACAACAAGTCCAGAAAGTCGGAAATCAAAACCAGGATGAAGAAG GTTTTGGAAGCTTTAGACGTGCTCAAGAAGAAACCAGATGCTCAGGCTGAAGAAGTTCTTTCAATTGAGAAGCTTATCGGTGAGGCATACTCCATCATTGACAAAGCAGTGAAGGTTGGAACATTGCATAGGAATACTGGAGCACGCAGAAAGTCTCGATTGGCCAGAAGAAAGAAGGCTGTAGAGATCCAAAAAGGCTGGTATACCCCGGCTGATTCTGAAGTTACTGCCTGA